The genomic interval CGGTTGCTCGCTCTATCGAGACCCTGGGGAGGAACGACATGGAGAGTGCGGAGGGAGTCCTCGACTTCTGGTTTGGTCAACCTGCGGACCCGGTCCGCAACCCCGCCTGTATCCGGCCTCGCGCGGTGTGGTTCGAGCGAGACCCGGCATTCGACGCGGAGTGCCGGGAGCGCTTCATGGAGCTTCATGAGCGCGCGGCGGCCGGAGAGCTGTGCCACTGGCGCGACGAGCCGCGAAGCTGCCTGGCGCTGCTCCTGCTGCTGGACCAGGTGCCTCGCAACCTCTTCCGAGGGACACCTCGCGCCTTCGCCACGGATGCACGTGCGCGCGCGGTGGCGCGTCACGCGCTGGCGCGGGGCCTGGACCTGACGCTGCCCTCCGTGTGGCGCTGGTTCATGTACCTCCCCTTCGAGCACAGCGAGGAGCTCCACGACCAGCGGCTGTCCGTCTCCCTCTTCCAACTGCTGACGATGCACCACTCCGGCAGCGATGAGTCGCTGGGCTGGGCACGCCGGCACCTGGTCGTCATCGAGCGCTTCGGACGCTTCCCGCACCGCAACATCGCGCTGGGACGCACCTCGACGCCCGAGGAGGCGCGCTTCCTCCAGGAGCCCGGCTCGTCCTTCTAGCCTGCCCGCCCTTTTCGCGGACGGGCCGCTCGTCCCAACACTGGAACAGTCCCCCTTCCGCGTCCATGGGCAGGCGAGCGTCCCGGCGCTCGACTCCGGACGTGACACCGGAGCGTCACTTCAGTGTAGTCAGGGCCGCGAGGGCATCCATCCGGCCGGGGAGATGCCTCGCGCGGCGGCGGCTGGGCTAGTGTGGCAGCCCACGCATTCCTCGTGAGGGGCCGTGGCAGGGGACACCTGGAAAATCATCCGGCTGCGCTGGCGTGAACACGGGCTGCTGATGCTGGGCGTGGCCGTGTTGTCCACCGCGCTGGCGACGCTGGCCTGGTGGGGCGGGTGGCTCCATGACCTGGAGCGCGGCGCCTATGACCAGGCGCTCACGCGCTTCACCGGCGGACGCGGGGTGTCGCCGAACGTGTCCGTGGTGGTCATCGACCAGTCGAGCCTGGACGGCATCCGCGCCAACGAGCGCTACACGCTCAACTTCGGAAGCTGGCCCTACAGCCGCAACCTGTGGGCCCGCGTGGTGGAGCAGTTGGAAGCGGAGGGAGCTCGCGCCGTCGTCTTCGACGCGGTGATGGACGAGCGCTCCTCCGACGAGTCCACGGACCTGGCCCTCGCCGAGGTGCTGCGCGACACACGCGTCCCGTTCTTCCTGGGCGTCTCCACCAACGCCAACGCCCAGTCCCTGCCGCGCGTGGACTTCACCGCCACGCCCGCCTCCGCGCTCGCGCCGCCGCCCTCGCGCACCGCCGCGCCCGTGGCCTCCGCGCAGGACGACTCCCTGCCCCAGGAGGCGCTGCCCTCCAGCGCCACCTCGGAGAGCTTTCCCTCCGACACGGGCGGCGAGTTCGGCGGCACGCACGACGACAAGGCGCTCGCGTCCGTCACGCCCGAGCAGTTCGCCCATGCGCTCGCCTATCCCATCCACATGCGCGGCGTGGAGCCCCCCGTGTTGGAGGGCCCGGACTTCGAGGGAGAGCCGTCCGCGCCCGCCTCCGAGAAGCATGACCACGTGAGGCGCCGTCCTGTCCCGCCCATCCCCGTGCTGGTGGGCGCGGTGGATGGCTTCGGACTGGTAGACACGGAGACGGACCCCGACGGCTTCATGCGGCGCACGCGCTTCGCCTACACGGACGGCGTCAACACCTACCCGACGCTCCCGCTGCGTGTCGTCGCGGGCCTGTATGACGCGAACGAGGTGACGCTCGCGCGAGGGAAGTTGCGGGTGGGAACCCGGACCTACGCGGTGGACTCGGACGGTGGCGCGGCCATCGACTACGGCGGCGGTGAGCTGCACGAGCGCTTCCACACGGTGCCGCTCTTGGAGGTGCTCGACGGGTGGGTGCGGCGGGAGAACGGGCAGCCGTCGGGACTTCCCTCCGAGGCCATCCGCGGCAAGGTGGTGGTCATCGGTGGAACCGCGTTGGGACTGGGCGACATCAAGGCCACGTCCTTCCGCGCGGAGGTCCCCGGAGTCATGAAGCAGGCGGCGGTGTTGGACACGCTGCTGGGCTCGGGCCGCTTCATCACCCGGACGCCGCTGGCGGTGGACGTGTCGCTCACGCTGGTGGTGGCGCTGCTCTCGGTGGTGCTGTTGATGACGACGCGCTGGCTACCGCTGGAGATCTTCTGGCCCGTGGCGCTGCTGCTGGGCATGCACCTGGTGACGGGGCGCTTTCTCTCCTCGGGGACCCACGTGTTGACGG from Myxococcus stipitatus carries:
- a CDS encoding DUF924 family protein — protein: MESAEGVLDFWFGQPADPVRNPACIRPRAVWFERDPAFDAECRERFMELHERAAAGELCHWRDEPRSCLALLLLLDQVPRNLFRGTPRAFATDARARAVARHALARGLDLTLPSVWRWFMYLPFEHSEELHDQRLSVSLFQLLTMHHSGSDESLGWARRHLVVIERFGRFPHRNIALGRTSTPEEARFLQEPGSSF
- a CDS encoding adenylate/guanylate cyclase domain-containing protein, whose protein sequence is MAGDTWKIIRLRWREHGLLMLGVAVLSTALATLAWWGGWLHDLERGAYDQALTRFTGGRGVSPNVSVVVIDQSSLDGIRANERYTLNFGSWPYSRNLWARVVEQLEAEGARAVVFDAVMDERSSDESTDLALAEVLRDTRVPFFLGVSTNANAQSLPRVDFTATPASALAPPPSRTAAPVASAQDDSLPQEALPSSATSESFPSDTGGEFGGTHDDKALASVTPEQFAHALAYPIHMRGVEPPVLEGPDFEGEPSAPASEKHDHVRRRPVPPIPVLVGAVDGFGLVDTETDPDGFMRRTRFAYTDGVNTYPTLPLRVVAGLYDANEVTLARGKLRVGTRTYAVDSDGGAAIDYGGGELHERFHTVPLLEVLDGWVRRENGQPSGLPSEAIRGKVVVIGGTALGLGDIKATSFRAEVPGVMKQAAVLDTLLGSGRFITRTPLAVDVSLTLVVALLSVVLLMTTRWLPLEIFWPVALLLGMHLVTGRFLSSGTHVLTALPSMAGLLASVAAVAFNHLVANRETEFVRAAFSRFMEPKLVEQMISERKLPRLDGENVEISAFFSDIRGFSTFSERFKEDPRSLVRILNTYLTRVSGALLKEGGCLDKYIGDAVVCLFGAPMRQDDHAVRACRGALAAKAEVDKMREEFRAKGLPDVYTRIGVNSAVNFVGNFGSEQLFSYTAIGDGMNLAARLEGANKAYGSVIMIGPRTYELAREHIEVRELDRVRVAGKTEAVTVYELLALKGGLDAHKRATVERYQEALALYREARFDEAASRLEALKADAPDDGPTRALLERCHKYAKAPPPDFDGVASLDK